In one window of Spartinivicinus marinus DNA:
- a CDS encoding type III secretion system chaperone gives MNKEEIINVWLAEISGGQWQLLNNECNLNSEDGQHYATIIHYPNRLAILFPLPPADQPDNKQQLHNKLLMLNNHPDAIGIASFSLAADNATIVLSTSLPDSSVLSENLEEFWKHSISLRNALFEAVINN, from the coding sequence ATGAATAAAGAAGAAATTATTAATGTATGGCTTGCAGAAATTTCTGGCGGTCAATGGCAGTTATTAAATAATGAATGCAACTTAAATTCTGAAGATGGACAACACTATGCCACTATCATTCATTACCCTAATCGCTTAGCTATTCTTTTTCCACTTCCTCCCGCAGATCAACCAGATAATAAGCAGCAACTACACAACAAGTTATTAATGCTGAACAACCACCCTGATGCTATCGGCATCGCTTCTTTTTCATTAGCAGCAGACAATGCCACCATCGTGCTTTCAACATCTCTACCCGACAGTTCGGTGCTTTCAGAAAATCTAGAAGAATTTTGGAAGCACTCAATCAGTCTGCGAAATGCCTTATTTGAAGCCGTCATTAATAACTAA
- a CDS encoding DUF7689 domain-containing protein, with translation MKTSSNALFNITSISTEGQEIVVSTNHQFSDYLAQYPDELPQLEAQQFTETSGVDDSLNCHCYAVRLNSGYDGPADLLALYMDAQEAHSAVIEWFACMDYTATNLDQEPDPFKRNPRKEKIIVFGITPQGARDILASNKRISDELKSTLATVVKFNDGVVYPTHSICQKINGSWESKMGSGPVIEIGDPKLLGGGVYGEACFVFEKKRFITS, from the coding sequence ATGAAAACTTCAAGCAATGCATTGTTTAATATTACTTCTATAAGTACTGAAGGCCAAGAAATTGTGGTTTCTACTAATCATCAGTTTAGTGATTACTTGGCTCAGTACCCGGATGAATTACCTCAATTAGAAGCGCAACAGTTTACTGAAACAAGTGGAGTAGATGATAGTCTTAACTGTCACTGTTATGCTGTTCGTCTTAATTCTGGATATGACGGGCCGGCAGATCTTTTGGCTCTTTATATGGATGCCCAGGAGGCACATAGTGCTGTTATTGAATGGTTTGCATGTATGGACTACACCGCTACCAATCTAGATCAGGAGCCTGACCCATTTAAACGTAACCCAAGAAAAGAAAAAATTATTGTATTTGGCATAACACCACAGGGGGCGAGAGACATTTTAGCCAGTAATAAGCGCATAAGTGATGAGCTTAAGAGTACTCTTGCGACAGTAGTGAAGTTTAATGATGGTGTTGTTTATCCAACTCACTCAATTTGCCAAAAAATAAATGGTTCGTGGGAATCTAAGATGGGGTCGGGGCCAGTTATTGAAATTGGTGATCCTAAACTCTTAGGCGGTGGAGTATATGGAGAAGCTTGCTTTGTATTTGAGAAGAAAAGGTTTATTACCAGTTGA